A window of the Lactuca sativa cultivar Salinas chromosome 5, Lsat_Salinas_v11, whole genome shotgun sequence genome harbors these coding sequences:
- the LOC111908740 gene encoding acireductone dioxygenase 1, with protein sequence MAILQAWFMDNSHEDPQLPHHRNPYEFVSPDHLAELGVLHWKLNPEKYEEDEELEHIRATRGYNYMDLLDLCPEKVENYEQKLKNFYTEHIHADEEIRYCLEGSGYFDVRDKDDRWIRIWIKAGDLIILPAGIYHRFTLDTSNYIKLMRLFVGEPVWTAFNRPQEEHPARRKYIVNFGEKIGMPLEAH encoded by the exons ATGGCGATTCTTCAG GCATGGTTCATGGATAATAGCCATGAGGAtccacagcttcctcatcatcgCAATCCCTATGAGTTCGTCTCCCCGGATCACTTAGCAG AATTGGGCGTTTTGCACTGGAAGCTAAATCCAGAAAAGTACGAGGAGGATGAAGAATTAGAACACATTAGGGCTACCAGAGGCTACAATTACATG GATTTGCTGGATTTGTGCCCTGAGAAAGTGGAGAATTACGAGCAAAAGCTGAAGAACTTCTATACAGAACACATTCATGCAGATGAAGAAATACGTTACTGCTTGGAAGGGAGTGGGTATTTTGATGTTAGGGATAAAGATGATCGCTGGATTCGTATTTGGATAAAGGCTGGTGATCTTATCATCTTGCCTGCAGGAATATACCATCGCTTCACCCTCGACACCTCCAATTACATCAAG TTGATGAGGTTATTTGTTGGAGAGCCAGTATGGACTGCATTCAATAGGCCACAAGAAGAGCATCCAGCTAGGAGAAAGTACATTGTTAACTTTGGTGAAAAGATCGGGATGCCACTTGAAGCTCATTGA